From the genome of Perca flavescens isolate YP-PL-M2 chromosome 1, PFLA_1.0, whole genome shotgun sequence, one region includes:
- the LOC114555554 gene encoding alpha-2Db adrenergic receptor, whose amino-acid sequence MATVPATLPPNSSLEDINQTLPPSSSRSTPLPPHSQVASMFIVLVVTVIILGTVVGNVLVVVAVFTSRALRPPQNLFLVSLASADILVATLVIPFSLANEVMGYWYFGSTWCSFYLALDVLFCTSSIVHLCAISLDRYWSVTKAVSYNRKRTPKRIKAMISIVWLISIVISSPPLLMTQKEDVLGTEEEEDSDTQRQECNLNNQTWYILSSCIVSFFAPGVIMILVYCKIYRVAKQRASTVFVAKNAVERQPSQSETCFEGTARTCQRKATGCGKSQYELESPRPANRHSSSNVDSKSSSHRGGELDDIDLEERSCDADMKASSSFSLALRFPRRSGASVKTEERMDAEGPSNRLKPPPLHPPSCASISWASSENCSHHYLIPSPVPLRSRQMSLSKNKVAQMREKRFTFVLAVVMGVFVLCWFPFFFTYSLHAVCRENCTIPDTLFDLFFWIGYCNSCLNPIIYTIFNRDFRRAFKKILFHTHKRK is encoded by the exons ATGGCCACGGTGCCGGCCACTTTGCCACCGAACTCTTCTTTGGAGGATATCAACCAGACCTTGCCTCCTTCCTCGTCGAGATCCACTCCTCTGCCTCCTCACTCGCAGGTGGCGTCGATGTTCATCGTGCTGGTGGTCACGGTCATCATACTGGGGACTGTGGTGGGGAACGTGCTGGTCGTTGTGGCGGTTTTCACCAGCCGAGCCCTGAGGCCGCCTCAAAACCTCTTCCTGGTGTCTCTGGCTTCGGCCGACATACTGGTGGCGACACTGGTCATCCCCTTCTCTTTGGCGAACGAG GTCATGGGCTACTGGTACTTTGGATCCACCTGGTGCTCCTTCTACCTGGCTCTGGACGTCCTCTTCTGCACTTCCTCCATCGTTCACCTCTGCGCCATCAGCCTCGACCGCTACTGGTCGGTCACTAAAGCCGTCAGCTACAACCGCAAACGGACGCCCAAACGGATTAAAGCGATGATCAGCATCGTGTGGCTCATATCCATCGTCATCTCCTCGCCGCCGCTCCTCATGACGCAGAAGGAGGACGTTTTGGggacggaggaggaggaggacagcgACACACAGAGGCAGGAGTGCAATCTCAACAACCAGACGTGGTACATCCTCTCCTCCTGCATCGTGTCCTTCTTCGCCCCGGGCGTCATCATGATCCTCGTGTACTGCAAGATCTACCGCGTTGCCAAGCAGCGAGCCTCCACCGTGTTTGTGGCGAAGAACGCGGTGGAGCGGCAGCCGTCGCAGTCCGAGACCTGTTTTGAAGGCACTGCCAGGACTTGCCAAAGAAAGGCTACCGGTTGCGGTAAATCCCAGTATGAGCTGGAGAGCCCACGGCCCGCCAACCGACACAGCTCTTCCAACGTAGACAGCAAAAGCAGCAGCCACAGGGGGGGGGAGCTGGACGATATCGACTTGGAGGAGAGGAGCTGCGACGCCGACATGAAAGCATCCTCCTCGTTTTCCCTGGCTCTTCGCTTCCCAAGGAGATCCGGCGCAAGTGTGAAAACAGAGGAGCGGATGGACGCAGAGGGGCCGTCAAACCGATTGAAGCCTCCCCCTCTTCATCCTCCATCGTGCGCCTCCATATCATGGGCATCATCCGAGAACTGCTCCCACCACTACCTCATCCCGTCCCCGGTGCCTCTCCGCAGCAGGCAGATGTCTCTGTCCAAAAACAAAGTGGCACAGATGAGGGAGAAGCGCTTCACGTTTGTGCTGGCGGTGGTGATGGGGGTCTTTGTCCTGTGCTGGTTCCCTTTCTTCTTCACTTACAGTCTCCACGCCGTGTGCAGAGAGAACTGTACGATCCCCGACACACTCTTCGACCTGTTTTTCTGGATCGGATACTGCAACAGCTGCCTGAACCCCATCATATACACCATCTTTAACCGAGACTTCAGGAGGGCCTTCAAGAAGATTTTATTTCACACTCATAAAcgaaaataa